A genomic segment from Biomphalaria glabrata chromosome 16, xgBioGlab47.1, whole genome shotgun sequence encodes:
- the LOC106068203 gene encoding innexin unc-9-like isoform X2 yields the protein MSVSAILGGWTSYSKLTSNNDDDWVDRLNHLYTVILLAIFTVFISTCQYAGNPIECWCPAYFTGSYVSYTKSYCWIKNTYYIPIDEQIPSSKHDRTSEEITYYQWVPIILLFMAFLFKFPALLWRMFNGGSGININKIVDMTSAVQIGGQDKRDETVNHIAIYVDRWLDAHRQYRFNIVVRMRQKLSKFFCFLCAKRDGTYLTGLYIFIKLLYVVNVVTQFFLLNAFMGSWYNMYGFEVIGGLASDHTWPDSPRFPKITMCDFEIRQLQNVQPHTVQCVLPINLFNEKIFIFIWFWFVFVAICTAGNFLFWIWRALFRSNRASYIKKYLKLLDQIKGEEDKMLLRKFADQYLRDDGVFILRLIARNTSDILLSDIVLKLWSTFKNKPGVKKQQEDEMSKFTDSQA from the coding sequence tGTTTCGGCCATTCTCGGTGGCTGGACTTCGTACTCCAAGCTAACATCCAACAATGATGATGATTGGGTAGATCGATTGAACCACTTATACACAGTCATTCTTTTAGCCATCTTCACTGTTTTCATCAGCACTTGCCAGTATGCCGGCAACCCAATCGAGTGCTGGTGTCCAGCTTATTTCACCGGGTCCTATGTTTCGTACACGAAGTCCTACTGCTGGATCAAGAACACGTACTACATTCCAATCGATGAACAGATCCCAAGCTCCAAGCATGATAGAACATCAGAGGAGATCACCTATTACCAGTGGGTGCCCATCATATTGCTCTTTATGGCATTCTTGTTCAAGTTCCCAGCTTTGCTGTGGAGGATGTTCAATGGGGGCTCAGGCATCAACATCAACAAGATCGTAGACATGACATCCGCCGTCCAGATAGGGGGCCAGGACAAGAGAGATGAGACAGTCAACCACATTGCTATCTACGTGGACCGCTGGCTGGACGCCCACCGGCAGTACCGCTTCAACATTGTGGTTCGGATGAGGCAGAAGCTGTCCAAGTTCTTCTGCTTCTTGTGTGCCAAGAGAGACGGAACCTACCTGACTGGTCTGTACATCTTTATTAAGCTCCTTTATGTTGTCAACGTGGTGACCCAGTTCTTTTTACTCAACGCCTTCATGGGAAGCTGGTATAACATGTATGGATTCGAGGTCATTGGCGGCCTAGCTTCGGACCACACCTGGCCAGACTCACCTAGATTCCCCAAGATCACCATGTGCGATTTTGAAATTCGGCAACTGCAGAACGTCCAGCCCCACACAGTCCAGTGTGTGCTTCCCATCAATCTGTTCAACGAGAAGATATTCATCTTCATCTGGTTCTGGTTTGTCTTTGTTGCCATCTGCACTGCTGGCAATTTCCTGTTCTGGATCTGGCGGGCTCTCTTCCGCTCTAACAGGGCCTCTTACATCAAGAAATACTTGAAGCTTCTGGACCAGATCAAAGGCGAGGAGGACAAGATGCTGCTGCGTAAGTTTGCGGACCAGTATCTGCGCGACGATGGCGTCTTCATCCTTCGTTTGATTGCCAGAAACACCAGTGACATCCTGCTGTCAGACATTGTTCTGAAGCTGTGGAGCACGTTCAAGAATAAGCCAGGAGTGAAGAAGCAACAGGAAGATGAGATGAGCAAATTCACAGATTCACAGGCATAA